The Micromonospora sp. NBC_01740 genome includes a window with the following:
- the mce gene encoding methylmalonyl-CoA epimerase, whose amino-acid sequence MAENSPVETAADYVTDIGLRRIDHVGVAVADLDAAIDFYQRTFGMRCVHTEVNAEQGVREAMLAVGPDAEGGCVQLLAPLTPESTIAKFLDKKGPGVQQVAYTVEDIDAACAKLRERGVKLLYDTPKRGTANSRVNFVHPKDAGGVLVELVEPAAGH is encoded by the coding sequence ATGGCTGAGAACTCCCCCGTCGAGACCGCTGCCGACTATGTCACAGACATCGGCCTGCGCCGCATCGACCACGTCGGGGTCGCCGTCGCCGACCTGGACGCCGCGATCGACTTCTACCAGCGCACCTTCGGGATGCGCTGCGTGCACACCGAGGTGAACGCCGAGCAGGGCGTACGCGAGGCGATGCTGGCCGTCGGCCCGGACGCCGAGGGCGGCTGCGTGCAGCTGCTCGCCCCGCTGACCCCGGAGTCGACCATCGCCAAGTTCCTCGACAAGAAGGGCCCCGGCGTGCAGCAGGTGGCGTACACCGTCGAGGACATCGACGCCGCCTGCGCGAAGCTGCGCGAGCGGGGCGTGAAGCTGCTCTACGACACCCCGAAGCGCGGCACCGCCAACTCGCGGGTCAACTTCGTCCACCCGAAGGACGCCGGCGGGGTGCTGGTCGAACTCGTCGAGCCTGCCGCCGGGCACTGA
- the ccrA gene encoding crotonyl-CoA carboxylase/reductase, translating to MQDILEAIMAAEGSDQPARELAGIAGLPVPETYRGVVVRADETRMFDGLATRDKDPRKALHVQEVPTPELGPGEALVAVMASAINYNTVWTSIFEPLPTFKFLERYGRLSELTRRHDLPYHVVGSDAAGVVLRTGPGVTKWKAGDEVVAHCLSVELEDAAGHDDTMLDPQQRIWGFETNFGGLAELCVVKANQLMPKPRHLSWEEAASPGLVNSTAYRQLVSHHGANMKQGDVVLIWGASGGLGGYATQMALNGGAIPVCVVSSPEKAELCRRMGAELVIDRTAEGFRFWKDEQTQDQDEWRRFGERIRELTGGDDPDIVFEHPGRETFGASVYVAKKGGTIVTCASTSGYLHQYDNRYLWMHLKRIIGSHFANYREAWEANRLVALGKVHPTVSKTYALEQTGQAAYEVHRNAHQGKVGVRCLAPTDGLGVRDRELRSRHEDAINRFRGH from the coding sequence GTGCAGGACATCCTCGAAGCGATCATGGCGGCGGAGGGATCCGACCAACCCGCACGGGAGCTCGCCGGGATCGCCGGCCTGCCGGTACCCGAGACGTACCGCGGCGTGGTGGTGCGCGCCGACGAGACCCGGATGTTCGACGGCCTGGCCACCCGGGACAAGGACCCGCGCAAGGCGCTGCACGTGCAGGAGGTGCCGACGCCGGAACTGGGGCCGGGCGAGGCGCTGGTCGCGGTGATGGCGAGCGCGATCAACTACAACACGGTCTGGACCAGCATCTTCGAGCCGCTGCCGACCTTCAAGTTCCTCGAGCGCTACGGCCGGCTCTCCGAGCTGACCCGCCGGCACGACCTGCCGTACCACGTGGTGGGCTCCGACGCCGCCGGCGTGGTGCTGCGCACCGGGCCCGGGGTGACGAAGTGGAAGGCCGGCGACGAGGTCGTCGCGCACTGCCTCTCCGTGGAGCTGGAGGACGCGGCCGGGCACGACGACACCATGCTGGATCCGCAGCAGCGGATCTGGGGCTTCGAGACCAACTTCGGCGGCCTGGCCGAGCTGTGCGTGGTCAAGGCCAACCAGCTGATGCCCAAGCCGCGCCACCTGAGCTGGGAGGAGGCGGCCAGCCCGGGGCTGGTCAACTCGACGGCGTACCGGCAGTTGGTGTCGCACCACGGGGCGAACATGAAGCAGGGCGACGTGGTGCTGATCTGGGGCGCCTCCGGCGGCCTGGGCGGCTACGCCACCCAGATGGCGCTCAACGGCGGCGCGATCCCGGTCTGCGTGGTCTCCTCGCCGGAGAAGGCGGAGCTGTGCCGGAGGATGGGCGCCGAGCTGGTGATCGACCGCACCGCCGAGGGCTTCCGCTTCTGGAAGGACGAGCAGACCCAGGACCAGGACGAGTGGCGCCGCTTCGGCGAGCGCATCCGCGAGCTGACCGGCGGCGACGACCCGGACATCGTCTTCGAGCACCCCGGCCGGGAGACCTTCGGCGCCAGCGTCTATGTGGCCAAGAAGGGCGGCACCATCGTCACCTGCGCCTCCACCAGCGGCTACCTGCACCAGTACGACAACCGCTACCTCTGGATGCATCTGAAGCGGATCATCGGCAGCCACTTCGCCAACTACCGCGAGGCGTGGGAGGCCAACCGGCTCGTGGCACTGGGCAAGGTCCACCCCACCGTGTCGAAGACCTACGCGCTGGAGCAGACCGGCCAGGCCGCGTACGAGGTGCACCGCAACGCGCACCAGGGCAAGGTCGGCGTCCGCTGCCTGGCCCCGACGGACGGGCTCGGCGTACGCGACCGCGAGCTGCGCTCCCGGCACGAGGACGCGATCAACCGGTTCCGCGGCCACTGA